A window of Adhaeribacter arboris genomic DNA:
GCTTTTACCACCATTATTGGCCCTGTAACGCAAGAAGAAATTCGTTACTTCAGCCCGGAAATCTTTTGGGTTGGCAATACCCGCTGGTTTTTCTATTTTCTCCAGTTCATCATTCAGAATTTTCCGGTCGAGCATCTCCCCGGAGTCCGGATCCCGGTAATCGTTATTCTGCATCCAGTGATCGGCATAGATAACATACTTCTCAAAGATGTTCTGACCGTAGGAACTATACGATTCGATGTAGGCTTTTTGAATTTCGTCGGAGATAAATTCGGCGTACTTGCTGGCCAGTAACGATTTTATCAGGTGCAAATACTTGGATTCGGTTTCGGGTGGCAGCATCATTTTAATTACTTCCTGCTCCAGCACATAAAGTAAATGCACCGGGTTGGCCGCAATTTCTTCACTATCAAAGTTGAATACCTTCGATAATATTTTAAAGGCAAACCGGGTGGAAATACCTTGCATTCCTTCATTTATCCCGGCATCGTCGCGGTATTCTTGTATCGACTTGGCGTTCGGGTCGGTTTCCCGTAAGGTTTCCCCGTTATACACCCGCATTTTAGAGTAGATAGAAGAATTTTCCGGTTCTTTCAGCCGCGACAGCACCGAAAATTCAGCCAATAATTCAATAGTTTTAGGGGCACAAGGCGCATTCCGGAGGGAGCTTTCCCGGATAAGTTTCTCATAAATCTTGATTTCCTCGCTCACGCGCAAACAATAAGGTACCTGTACTTTATAAATTCTGTCCAGGAAGGCCTCGTTCTTTTTGTCGTTCAGGAATTTGGCCCATTCCGACTCGTTGGAGTGCGCCAGAATAATGCCGTCGAAAGGAATAGCCCCGATTGGTTCCGTGCCTTTGTAGTTTTTCTCCTGGGTAGCCGTTAACAAAGGGTTAAGCACTTTTATCGGCGCTTTAAACATCTCCACAAATTCCAGTAATCCCTGGTTAGCCAAACAGAGGCCACCCGTGTAGGAATAAGCATCCGGATCACTTTGCTGGTAATCCGCCAGTTTCCGAATATCTACTTTACCAACCAGCGTGGAGATATCCTGGTTATTTTCATCACCGGGCTCGGTTTTAGAGATCGCAATTTGATCCTGAATGGAAGGATACAATCTAATTACTTTAAACCGGTTTATATCCCCGTCAAACTCCCGCAGCCTTTTAGAAGCCCAGGGGCTCATGCAACTGGGAATATAACGCGCCGGAATACGATATTCTTCTTCCAGTTCCGCGGTATAATCGGCAAACAAACCCAGCGGACTCTCAAATACCGGGCTTATTTGGTCACCCGCTTTCAGCGCGTAAATGGGAAACTGCTGCATTAAATGCTTCAGCTTTTCGGCTAAAGAACTTTTACCCCCGCCAACCGGGCCCATCAGGTACAAGATTTGTTTTTTTTCTTCCAACCCTTGGGCCGAGTGCCGGAAGTACGCAACAATTTGCTCAATGGTACTCTCCATACCATAAAAGTCTTTAAAGGCGGGATAAATTTTAATTTTTTTGTTAGAGAATATTCGGCTCAGCACCGGGTCCTGGCGGGTATCCAAAATTTCCGGTTCGCCGATGGCATCCAAGATTCTTTCTGCTGGTTTGGCATAAGCTTTCGGGTCCTTCTTACACTCCTCTAAATAGGCCGCAACTGTCATTTCATTCATTGAGGCACTGTAATTAGTCTTAATTTTTTCTAAAATGTTCATAATGGTAATCATTAATTCAACTTATCAGAATTATTTTATACCCTAGACAAATTAACAGCTGATCAAATTATTATTTCGCAAGTGTCGCTTACGGCAACGCAAGTAGATAACCTGATTTTAGTTGTATTTAAAGGTTTCGGTATAAAATAACTGCCGTCATTTAATTTACTAAAAATATCTGTAATAGGTAATATGTTGATAGTTATATTTATAACGCTTTTAGTTTTGCATTTAACATATCATTCATAATTAAACTATCCGGCATACCTCTTCCAGCCCTTCGGTACCACTAAACAATCCGGACAAGGTACTGGTTTAAGTTTATCCTTCCATTATGCTAGTACCCTTAAAGGGCTGGAAAAGAAATAAAAGTAAAAATCGGGAAGGGGAATTCATCCAATGTATTATTCTACTGTAAAAAGCAATAGCCAATACCTAATTTGCTTTCTAACAATAGTCTACTTACTTGATTTTACTACTTATTACCTGTATATTAACCTTAAATTAATAGTATTTCAGAAACTTTACCTTATTATCCTATCTAATTTGGAGCTGGCGTTGATCCGCTCTTTCTTTTACCTGGTTGTGCCCATTTATTGCGTGAATAAGTACCCGGTCGATTAAAACCCGGCCATACTATTTAATTGATTAAGTGCCTTTTGTGTTTACCGCTCCGTAATAATTAGATTTTCGGATAATAGTTTCCCGCAAAATGTTAGAAGTAAAGTTTTCAAATTTTATTTCTAGACTTACTTAAGCCGGTTAAGCCGGAACTAATTCAGATTCAGGAGCAGCCTTGCCCTTTTATTTTTTACCAAAGGCCTTGTAGCGTACGGAGATCGGTAACCGAAGAGAATGAGTTGGCTGCGTGAGCCGTTCCGTTTACCAGAAACAAAAATTTAAAAGAACCATACTCGCATGAAACTTCTTCTAACGGTCTTTATTATTTTAATATTTGGAGGTACCGCCTTTACTCAAACGGCCAAGCTCGATAGTTTAAATAAACTTATCAGCCAAGCTTCTACGGATACCGCCCGAATTAATTTAAAGAACAAAAAAATTTCTATTATCAGCAGAATCGATATCGACTCTGCTATT
This region includes:
- a CDS encoding PrkA family serine protein kinase, with the translated sequence MNILEKIKTNYSASMNEMTVAAYLEECKKDPKAYAKPAERILDAIGEPEILDTRQDPVLSRIFSNKKIKIYPAFKDFYGMESTIEQIVAYFRHSAQGLEEKKQILYLMGPVGGGKSSLAEKLKHLMQQFPIYALKAGDQISPVFESPLGLFADYTAELEEEYRIPARYIPSCMSPWASKRLREFDGDINRFKVIRLYPSIQDQIAISKTEPGDENNQDISTLVGKVDIRKLADYQQSDPDAYSYTGGLCLANQGLLEFVEMFKAPIKVLNPLLTATQEKNYKGTEPIGAIPFDGIILAHSNESEWAKFLNDKKNEAFLDRIYKVQVPYCLRVSEEIKIYEKLIRESSLRNAPCAPKTIELLAEFSVLSRLKEPENSSIYSKMRVYNGETLRETDPNAKSIQEYRDDAGINEGMQGISTRFAFKILSKVFNFDSEEIAANPVHLLYVLEQEVIKMMLPPETESKYLHLIKSLLASKYAEFISDEIQKAYIESYSSYGQNIFEKYVIYADHWMQNNDYRDPDSGEMLDRKILNDELEKIEKPAGIANPKDFRAEVTNFFLRYRANNGGKSPRWDSYEKIKNVIEKRIFTNTEDLLPVVSFTVKTNEEDEKKHKDFTRRMKERGYTDKQIRILVDWFMRVRKTLA